A window of the Vibrio pomeroyi genome harbors these coding sequences:
- a CDS encoding DUF2971 domain-containing protein yields the protein MLPKLYKFRSLHDRNIQSISECSLWFDYAKTFNNPFEFNLLRDTRLQNNFKVMCFSQSNNHPILWSQYGDNFKGMCIEYDLNHYNGDLNLNCFKVQYEDDPSIFSLESLGESRTAKLGTDIFKVKHSNWCYEKEFRWVLSDEEIIGNKLYLNKECLSAVILSEHAPADRKLKVLMTCQSLGIPVKQAVAKRDSCTFEVVS from the coding sequence ATGTTGCCTAAACTTTATAAGTTCAGATCGCTCCACGATAGAAACATACAGTCTATATCTGAGTGCTCGTTATGGTTTGATTACGCTAAAACCTTTAACAACCCTTTTGAATTCAATCTACTACGCGACACAAGACTTCAGAATAATTTCAAGGTTATGTGCTTCTCTCAATCGAATAACCACCCAATACTTTGGTCTCAATACGGCGACAATTTTAAAGGTATGTGTATCGAGTATGACCTCAATCACTATAACGGAGATCTGAACCTCAACTGCTTTAAGGTCCAATATGAAGATGATCCGAGCATATTCAGCTTAGAATCATTAGGTGAGTCAAGAACTGCAAAACTGGGAACGGACATATTCAAAGTTAAACATTCGAACTGGTGTTACGAAAAAGAATTTCGTTGGGTGTTGTCCGATGAAGAGATCATCGGAAATAAGTTGTATCTAAATAAAGAGTGTTTAAGCGCGGTTATCCTTTCAGAGCATGCCCCTGCAGACAGGAAGCTCAAGGTCCTGATGACATGTCAAAGCCTTGGAATCCCCGTTAAACAGGCTGTAGCCAAGCGAGATTCATGTACATTCGAAGTCGTCAGTTAG
- a CDS encoding DUF3634 family protein encodes MMYVILIGAALVFWLVAIDRPVLKIKFNDGAIEQVKGHLPPSFKHNLQEIGHNNAFKGELKVYAKRSGYNLKFTKDVPKSVQQRIRNVFPHNGFKSKGSKKA; translated from the coding sequence ATGATGTACGTAATCTTAATTGGTGCAGCGTTGGTTTTTTGGTTAGTCGCAATTGATAGACCAGTACTAAAAATCAAATTCAACGATGGCGCGATCGAGCAAGTTAAAGGTCATCTACCACCGAGCTTTAAGCATAACCTTCAAGAGATTGGTCATAACAATGCTTTTAAAGGTGAGTTAAAAGTGTATGCGAAGCGCTCAGGTTACAATCTTAAATTTACTAAAGACGTCCCTAAAAGCGTTCAACAGCGTATTCGTAACGTGTTCCCGCATAATGGCTTTAAATCTAAAGGTTCAAAGAAGGCGTAA
- the matP gene encoding macrodomain Ter protein MatP, translated as MKYQQLENLECGWKWNYLVKKWKEGESITCHIDSSEADVAIQALLKLEHQPTGVLEWISNNMSPELDNKLKQAIRAKRKRHFNAEQVHTKKKSIDLDYRVWEKLSQRANELGCTLSDAIEYLVSEASRSEQASKTVTSLKEDLSKLLSDDK; from the coding sequence ATGAAATATCAGCAACTTGAAAACTTGGAATGTGGTTGGAAATGGAACTATCTGGTCAAAAAATGGAAAGAAGGTGAATCGATCACCTGCCATATCGATTCAAGTGAAGCTGATGTTGCTATCCAAGCCTTATTGAAGCTCGAACACCAGCCGACAGGCGTTCTTGAGTGGATATCTAACAACATGTCTCCTGAGCTTGATAACAAGCTTAAACAAGCCATCAGAGCCAAGCGCAAACGTCACTTCAATGCTGAACAAGTTCACACTAAGAAGAAATCAATCGACCTTGATTATCGTGTATGGGAAAAACTTTCCCAAAGAGCGAACGAATTGGGTTGTACGCTATCTGATGCCATCGAATACTTAGTAAGCGAAGCATCTCGCAGTGAACAAGCTAGCAAGACAGTGACCAGTCTCAAAGAAGACCTGAGTAAACTCCTTTCTGACGATAAATAA
- a CDS encoding Lon protease family protein: MTQVDWRHVTPQYDEYSAQLEQFPDISPFPFSDIQHRFNDALTRFVRLSNLSRVLLVNAPDNSIYRQMIVESLVTALDDHTLPVVKTESLNAASLFDQVQSKDGKVIATKPGLLARANNGYLIVSANLILANPGSWLLLKSALLGEAVEPINSNPEHLNQSPTLPLTYNIKLIVVGDRAQLGDLDYLDSDIQTGFCLFSEIEQDVKISEETLVQYFGYLKWLQKRYNLPNITQQALTGILTAGARETEDQSYIPLCPIWHNALLNEALIEADNGEIDIHHIQQAQQHKYNRESYLPERALDDIRDGQVIIETEGEQVGQVNGLTVIDVPGHPISYGEPARISCVIHFGDGDIADVERKAELGGNLHAKGMMIMQAFVSSALNLEDPLPYAASVVFEQSYCEVDGDSASLAELCSLVSALSEYPINQQIAVTGAVDQFGRVQAVGGLNEKIEGFYHVCKHQGLTGEQGVILPRSNLKHLALKPDLIESIKNEEFHIWSVSNVDEAIPLIMNKPFRDDEQESVLSKIAERIENFERHEHPIGIVGRIKNWFV; the protein is encoded by the coding sequence ATGACTCAAGTAGATTGGCGACATGTTACGCCTCAGTACGACGAATATAGCGCTCAATTAGAGCAATTCCCTGACATCTCGCCTTTCCCGTTTTCAGACATTCAACATAGATTCAATGACGCGCTAACACGCTTTGTCCGCTTATCTAACCTTTCGCGTGTTTTACTCGTAAACGCTCCGGACAACTCGATCTATCGTCAAATGATTGTTGAATCTTTAGTTACTGCTTTAGACGACCACACTCTACCGGTTGTAAAAACTGAGTCTTTAAATGCTGCTTCTCTGTTTGACCAAGTTCAATCAAAAGACGGTAAAGTTATTGCGACAAAACCAGGCTTACTGGCTAGAGCAAACAATGGTTATCTGATCGTTTCAGCAAACTTGATTTTGGCAAATCCAGGAAGCTGGTTATTGCTGAAATCTGCGCTTCTTGGCGAAGCCGTAGAGCCAATCAACAGCAACCCTGAACACCTAAATCAATCCCCGACTTTACCCCTTACCTACAACATCAAATTGATTGTGGTTGGAGACCGAGCTCAATTAGGTGACCTTGATTATCTAGACAGCGATATTCAAACGGGCTTTTGTCTATTCAGTGAAATAGAGCAAGACGTTAAAATTTCAGAAGAAACTTTAGTTCAATACTTTGGATACCTTAAGTGGCTTCAAAAGCGCTATAACCTTCCAAATATTACGCAACAAGCGCTAACTGGAATTCTCACCGCTGGCGCAAGAGAAACTGAAGATCAAAGCTATATCCCGCTGTGCCCAATTTGGCACAATGCGCTACTCAACGAGGCTTTGATTGAGGCTGACAATGGTGAGATTGACATCCACCATATCCAACAGGCTCAGCAGCACAAATACAACCGTGAATCATACCTTCCAGAACGCGCCCTTGATGATATTCGAGATGGCCAAGTTATTATCGAAACTGAAGGTGAACAAGTTGGCCAAGTTAACGGTCTGACTGTCATCGATGTACCAGGACACCCGATATCGTATGGTGAACCTGCACGAATTTCATGTGTTATTCACTTTGGTGACGGTGATATTGCCGATGTGGAACGAAAAGCCGAACTTGGTGGTAACCTTCATGCGAAAGGTATGATGATCATGCAAGCATTCGTAAGTAGTGCACTGAACCTTGAAGATCCCCTGCCGTATGCTGCTTCAGTGGTGTTTGAACAATCGTACTGCGAAGTCGATGGCGATAGTGCTTCTCTCGCGGAGCTATGTTCTCTGGTGAGTGCTTTGTCTGAGTACCCAATCAATCAACAGATTGCAGTAACAGGCGCAGTGGACCAATTTGGTCGTGTCCAGGCTGTTGGCGGCCTTAACGAGAAAATTGAAGGCTTCTATCATGTATGTAAGCACCAAGGCTTAACAGGCGAACAAGGTGTGATCCTTCCAAGATCTAACCTTAAGCATCTTGCGTTAAAGCCTGACCTGATTGAAAGCATCAAAAATGAAGAATTTCACATTTGGTCTGTGTCTAATGTAGATGAAGCCATTCCTCTCATTATGAACAAGCCATTTAGAGACGACGAACAAGAAAGCGTTCTGAGCAAAATCGCGGAACGTATTGAAAACTTTGAAAGACATGAGCACCCTATTGGAATTGTTGGACGCATTAAAAACTGGTTTGTCTAG
- the fabA gene encoding bifunctional 3-hydroxydecanoyl-ACP dehydratase/trans-2-decenoyl-ACP isomerase, translating into MQNKRDSYTREELLASSQGELWPQGPQLPAPNMLMMDRITKMSETEGDYGKGLVLAELDITPDLWFFDCHFPGDPVMPGCLGLDAMWQLVGFYLGWVGGEGKGRALGVGEVKFTGQILPTAKKVTYEIHMKRVVNRRLVMGLADGRVLVDGKEIYVAKDLKVGLFQDTSAF; encoded by the coding sequence ATGCAAAACAAACGTGATTCTTACACTCGCGAAGAGCTTCTAGCATCAAGCCAAGGCGAACTATGGCCACAAGGCCCTCAACTACCAGCACCGAACATGTTGATGATGGACCGCATCACTAAAATGTCTGAAACTGAAGGTGACTACGGTAAAGGTTTAGTTCTTGCAGAGCTGGATATTACTCCTGACCTTTGGTTCTTCGACTGTCACTTCCCTGGTGACCCTGTAATGCCTGGTTGTCTAGGCCTTGATGCAATGTGGCAGCTTGTTGGCTTCTACCTTGGTTGGGTTGGCGGCGAAGGTAAAGGTCGTGCTCTAGGTGTTGGCGAGGTGAAATTCACAGGTCAAATCCTACCTACTGCAAAAAAAGTAACTTACGAGATCCACATGAAGCGTGTTGTTAACCGTCGCCTAGTGATGGGCCTTGCAGATGGTCGCGTACTGGTTGATGGTAAAGAGATCTATGTTGCTAAAGATTTGAAAGTTGGCCTTTTCCAAGATACGTCAGCATTCTAA
- the rmf gene encoding ribosome modulation factor, translated as MKRQKRDRLERAQSQGYKAGLNGRSQEACPYSQMDSRSYWLGGWRDAKDDRNAGLYK; from the coding sequence ATGAAGAGACAAAAGCGTGATCGACTAGAACGAGCACAATCTCAAGGTTACAAAGCTGGTTTAAATGGTAGGTCGCAAGAAGCTTGCCCATATAGCCAAATGGATTCTCGGTCTTATTGGTTAGGTGGTTGGCGAGACGCCAAAGATGATAGAAATGCAGGTCTCTATAAATAG
- a CDS encoding DUF3466 family protein — MTCTKFKLTTVAALVFAATNANAALYKVVEVTPSITGASEIFGVAIQPGAATDGTNDLALGCFDSAATNCADSTFKLAGETRNAVDGIGYREEVPFAMDAPFQYIQERDDFENYCYRELRYSTCESWADNRWATWSKESDLSYVNAKAFVGEGGSSISSFNVSITALDESGSPLGIESNGSDIRYNAVTTVPLTASSESRAWGALTVDNAGTDVTYNFGSISVDQPATDTSNTTFSSKAAIWKNGKVHEFTWIQGDIPQTGDYFAQGSMRGLAANSGKLYGVGFDTVNGNGDLQDMNASVFVSDSLDISGATWTTKIISGAEVNSGSSNDDARYSNSVATDINDNLFVVGYSKRNGYVPESGSAGNKIFVVADASAATPTATYLSGGIFFGGSSGEAKAVNNFNEFVGQIDAETTREVDGSERRHRGFIYPYNVSTSTDERRVDIFNGQAWWLDDLTNDGNVSGDSNKFRIIDASDINDAGVISATAIKCTVGGTTQAYDTTAHNSYCGGAASNAVEEVVAVKLIPISGATKADIQTRSTDTEKVDRQGGSLGWLTLTVLGLLGFRRKFK, encoded by the coding sequence ATGACTTGTACTAAATTTAAATTAACAACAGTTGCAGCATTAGTTTTTGCTGCAACTAATGCCAACGCTGCGCTTTACAAGGTAGTTGAAGTTACTCCTTCGATTACAGGTGCGTCTGAGATCTTTGGTGTAGCGATTCAACCTGGTGCTGCTACCGATGGAACGAACGACCTTGCATTAGGGTGTTTTGACTCTGCAGCGACTAATTGTGCGGACAGTACATTTAAACTTGCTGGTGAAACTCGCAATGCTGTTGATGGTATCGGTTATCGCGAAGAAGTCCCGTTTGCTATGGATGCTCCGTTCCAATACATTCAAGAGCGTGACGATTTCGAAAACTATTGTTATCGCGAGTTGAGATACTCTACTTGTGAAAGTTGGGCAGATAATCGATGGGCTACTTGGAGCAAAGAAAGTGACCTAAGCTATGTGAATGCGAAGGCTTTTGTCGGCGAAGGTGGTAGCTCTATCAGTTCGTTTAACGTTTCAATTACTGCTCTGGATGAATCAGGATCGCCACTCGGTATTGAATCAAACGGCAGTGATATTCGTTATAATGCAGTGACAACGGTTCCCCTTACTGCATCTTCTGAATCTCGTGCCTGGGGTGCTCTAACTGTTGATAACGCCGGTACTGATGTGACATACAACTTCGGTAGTATTTCGGTAGACCAACCTGCGACAGATACGTCAAATACTACATTTAGTTCTAAAGCTGCCATTTGGAAGAACGGAAAAGTTCACGAATTTACATGGATACAAGGTGATATCCCACAAACTGGTGATTACTTCGCTCAAGGAAGTATGCGTGGTCTCGCTGCAAACTCCGGCAAGTTATACGGCGTAGGTTTCGATACAGTGAATGGTAATGGTGATTTACAAGACATGAATGCAAGTGTCTTTGTTAGTGACTCATTAGATATTTCAGGAGCGACTTGGACAACGAAAATTATTAGCGGTGCTGAAGTTAATTCAGGTTCGTCGAATGATGATGCTAGATACAGTAACTCCGTTGCGACTGACATCAACGATAACTTGTTTGTCGTTGGTTACTCTAAGCGTAATGGCTATGTGCCAGAGAGCGGCAGCGCAGGTAACAAGATTTTTGTAGTGGCTGATGCGTCTGCAGCAACTCCAACTGCAACGTACTTATCTGGTGGTATCTTCTTTGGTGGTTCGAGTGGTGAGGCAAAAGCCGTGAATAACTTCAATGAGTTTGTTGGTCAGATTGACGCTGAAACAACTCGAGAGGTTGATGGTAGTGAACGTAGACATCGTGGATTTATCTATCCTTACAATGTTTCAACATCGACCGACGAACGTCGTGTTGACATCTTTAACGGCCAGGCATGGTGGTTAGATGATCTAACAAATGACGGTAACGTTTCTGGAGATAGCAACAAGTTCCGAATTATTGATGCTTCTGACATCAATGATGCGGGCGTTATTTCTGCAACTGCTATCAAATGTACAGTAGGCGGAACAACTCAAGCGTATGATACAACTGCACATAACTCTTACTGTGGCGGCGCAGCGTCTAACGCAGTGGAAGAGGTTGTTGCAGTTAAGCTAATTCCAATCTCTGGTGCTACCAAAGCTGATATCCAGACGCGTAGTACAGATACAGAGAAAGTTGATCGCCAAGGCGGTAGCCTAGGTTGGTTAACTTTGACTGTACTTGGTCTATTAGGGTTCCGCAGAAAATTTAAATAA
- a CDS encoding ABC transporter ATP-binding protein, translating into MALLTIHNGQLAFGDHPLLDGADFALQENERVCLVGRNGAGKSTLMKILSGNIIMDDGKMQITQDVVVSRLEQDPPRNEQGTVYDYVAGGLAEIGEQLKIYHDLLDLIAIDPSEKNLNRLTRVQEQLDHANAWRFEDRVSNVLAALKLTAETKLTDLSGGWQRKAALARALVCDPDVLLLDEPTNHLDVATIEWLEGFLKDFRGSIIFISHDRAFIKSMATRIVDLDRGKLSSFPGDYENYLVEKEEALRVEEMQNAEFDKKLAQEEVWIRQGIKARRTRNEGRVRALKKLREERLNRREVQGKAVIQIDDGQRSGKIVFEAENLNFGFEGKEIVKDFSFNIMRGDRIALIGPNGCGKSTVLKLLLDQLKPDSGRLHCGTKLEVAYFDQYREILDPEKSVIDNLADGKQEVTVGGRERHALSYLQDFLFSPKRARTPVKALSGGEKNRLLLARIFLKSNNLLILDEPTNDLDIETLELLEDLLANYQGTLLLVSHDRQFVDNTVMTSWIFEGNGVIEEFVGGYHDAQQQRKQALEYRQVEKPSKPEKVVEETPKTAPVKAKPKKLSYKLQRELEALPMRLEELETQIETLQEEVNDPSFFSKSVEQTQPVLDKLSAAEQELEVAFERWEELEALQQES; encoded by the coding sequence ATGGCATTACTTACAATTCATAATGGGCAATTAGCGTTTGGCGATCACCCATTATTAGATGGTGCGGACTTCGCGCTGCAAGAAAACGAACGTGTGTGTTTAGTAGGGCGCAATGGCGCTGGTAAGTCGACATTGATGAAAATCCTATCTGGAAACATCATCATGGATGACGGCAAGATGCAAATCACTCAAGACGTGGTTGTGTCTCGCCTTGAGCAAGATCCACCGCGTAATGAGCAAGGTACAGTTTATGACTACGTTGCTGGTGGCCTTGCTGAAATCGGCGAACAGTTGAAGATCTACCATGATCTTCTTGATCTCATCGCAATAGACCCAAGTGAAAAGAATTTAAACCGTCTTACTCGTGTTCAAGAACAACTGGATCATGCTAATGCATGGCGTTTTGAAGATCGTGTAAGTAACGTATTGGCAGCACTTAAGTTGACTGCTGAAACCAAGCTGACAGATTTGTCCGGTGGTTGGCAACGTAAAGCAGCACTTGCTCGTGCGCTTGTATGTGACCCTGACGTTCTTCTATTAGATGAACCGACTAACCACTTGGATGTCGCGACCATTGAATGGTTAGAGGGCTTCCTGAAAGACTTCCGTGGTTCAATCATCTTTATCTCACACGACCGTGCATTCATTAAATCGATGGCAACACGTATTGTCGATCTTGATCGCGGTAAATTGAGTTCTTTCCCGGGTGATTACGAAAACTATCTTGTTGAGAAAGAAGAAGCGCTTCGTGTAGAAGAAATGCAAAACGCTGAATTCGATAAGAAGCTCGCTCAAGAGGAAGTTTGGATTCGTCAGGGCATCAAAGCTCGTCGTACTCGTAACGAAGGCCGTGTTCGTGCGCTTAAGAAGTTACGTGAAGAACGTTTGAACCGTCGTGAAGTGCAGGGCAAAGCCGTTATCCAAATCGATGATGGTCAGCGTTCTGGCAAGATTGTATTTGAAGCAGAAAACCTTAACTTTGGCTTTGAAGGCAAAGAGATTGTTAAAGACTTTAGCTTCAACATCATGCGTGGCGATCGTATTGCTCTGATTGGCCCGAATGGCTGCGGTAAGAGTACGGTACTTAAACTGCTGCTTGATCAACTTAAGCCAGACTCAGGCCGTCTACATTGCGGTACTAAGCTTGAGGTCGCTTACTTCGACCAATACCGTGAAATCCTAGACCCAGAGAAGTCGGTTATTGATAACCTAGCGGATGGTAAGCAAGAGGTCACTGTCGGCGGCCGTGAGCGTCATGCACTAAGCTACTTACAAGACTTCTTGTTCTCGCCTAAACGTGCTCGTACTCCTGTTAAAGCACTATCTGGTGGTGAGAAAAACCGTCTGTTATTGGCGCGTATTTTCCTTAAGTCGAACAACTTGTTGATTCTCGATGAGCCAACCAACGATCTAGATATCGAAACTTTGGAACTTTTAGAAGATTTGCTTGCCAACTATCAGGGTACGCTTCTTTTAGTGAGTCACGATCGTCAGTTTGTTGATAACACGGTTATGACAAGTTGGATCTTCGAAGGTAACGGTGTGATTGAAGAATTTGTTGGTGGCTATCACGATGCTCAGCAGCAAAGAAAGCAGGCATTAGAGTACCGACAGGTTGAAAAGCCATCAAAGCCAGAGAAAGTAGTTGAGGAAACTCCCAAAACTGCGCCAGTTAAGGCTAAACCTAAGAAGTTATCGTATAAGCTACAACGAGAACTAGAAGCGCTACCAATGCGTTTAGAAGAATTGGAAACTCAAATTGAAACTCTTCAGGAAGAAGTCAACGATCCAAGCTTCTTTTCAAAATCTGTAGAGCAGACACAACCAGTATTAGATAAGCTATCTGCAGCAGAGCAGGAGCTTGAAGTTGCTTTTGAGCGCTGGGAAGAGCTCGAGGCACTACAACAGGAAAGTTAA
- a CDS encoding glutaredoxin family protein, which translates to MAFQLTEQLDISHHVNVVDIAFDDELFSRYGVTIPVLKFESSDLSQSSELNWPFGLLELNDWLKKNGITYNS; encoded by the coding sequence ATGGCATTCCAACTCACGGAACAGTTAGACATTAGCCATCACGTCAACGTTGTTGACATCGCATTTGATGATGAGCTCTTTTCCCGTTACGGGGTCACTATTCCGGTGCTCAAATTTGAAAGCTCTGACCTTTCTCAAAGCTCAGAGCTTAACTGGCCATTTGGCTTGTTAGAACTTAATGATTGGTTAAAGAAGAATGGCATTACTTACAATTCATAA
- the rlmKL gene encoding bifunctional 23S rRNA (guanine(2069)-N(7))-methyltransferase RlmK/23S rRNA (guanine(2445)-N(2))-methyltransferase RlmL: MNQYLAVTSNGLENLLVEELTQLGITNAKPVQAGVKFKATNEQIYRCCLWSRLASRFVRVLSEFTCMDDMDLYLSTTAVNWVNQFHSSKRFVVDFNGTNNEIRNSQYGAMKVKDAVVDCFEKKSLPRPSISKENPDVRIHVRLHRDKAILGVDMVGSGLHQRGYRPESGRAPLRETLAAAILLRSGWDATKPFLDPMCGSGTLVIEAAMMAANLAPGVKRQKWCFESLEDFEPELWAEVKAEANVQGRRGVKKVECKFYGYDNDERMIKTARDNARRAGVEDLIEFEVDDAAKLKRPTEFTDGVIVSNPPYGERLGTEPGLIALYTAFGAQLKAEFGGCNASIFSSSDELLSCLRMRADKQFKLNNGALPCHQKNYSISDRPMSERPAGDQEQLIAPDFANRLKKNIGKIGKWAKKEQLDCYRIYDADLPEYNVAIDVYPGHLVIQEYAAPKDVPEEKAKRRLTDIIRASIQVTGVEANNVVLKVRQKQKGRSQYQKLAQDSSNLEVNEYGVKLIVNLHDYLDTGLFLDHKITRRRIGEMAAGKDFLNLFAYTGSASVHAAVGGARSTTTVDMSNTYLEWAKENMELNGRVGRKHQFVQADCLQWLAKEQGSYDLIFIDPPTFSNSKRMDQSFDVQRDHIQLMENLKRLLREEGTIVFSNNKRHFKMNLEALDELGLKAQNISAKTLPLDFSRNKHIHNCWLITHK, encoded by the coding sequence ATGAATCAATATCTAGCGGTTACCTCAAACGGCCTTGAGAATTTATTAGTTGAAGAACTAACCCAACTAGGGATTACAAACGCAAAACCTGTTCAAGCAGGTGTTAAATTCAAAGCGACCAATGAGCAAATTTATCGTTGTTGTTTGTGGAGCCGTTTGGCTTCTCGATTTGTACGTGTCCTTTCTGAATTCACTTGTATGGACGACATGGATTTGTACCTATCAACCACTGCGGTTAACTGGGTAAACCAATTCCACAGCTCTAAGCGTTTTGTTGTTGACTTCAATGGTACGAACAACGAAATCCGCAACAGCCAATACGGTGCGATGAAAGTAAAAGATGCTGTTGTTGATTGCTTCGAGAAGAAGTCTTTGCCACGTCCTTCTATCAGCAAAGAGAACCCAGATGTTCGTATTCACGTTCGTCTACACCGTGATAAAGCGATTCTTGGTGTTGATATGGTAGGTAGCGGTCTTCACCAACGTGGTTACCGTCCAGAATCAGGTCGTGCTCCGTTGCGTGAAACACTAGCTGCTGCAATCCTTCTTCGTAGTGGTTGGGATGCAACGAAACCTTTCTTAGATCCTATGTGTGGTTCAGGTACGTTAGTAATTGAAGCTGCAATGATGGCCGCAAACCTAGCGCCGGGTGTTAAACGTCAGAAGTGGTGTTTTGAATCACTAGAAGATTTCGAGCCTGAGCTTTGGGCGGAAGTAAAAGCTGAAGCGAATGTTCAAGGCCGTCGTGGCGTTAAGAAAGTAGAATGTAAGTTCTATGGTTACGACAACGATGAACGCATGATCAAAACAGCGCGCGATAATGCTCGTCGTGCTGGTGTAGAAGATTTGATTGAATTCGAAGTAGATGATGCAGCAAAACTTAAACGTCCTACAGAATTTACTGATGGTGTGATTGTTTCTAACCCACCTTATGGTGAGCGTCTGGGTACAGAGCCTGGCCTAATTGCACTTTACACCGCATTCGGTGCACAGCTTAAAGCTGAATTTGGTGGTTGCAACGCATCTATCTTCTCTAGCTCAGACGAGCTACTAAGTTGCTTACGCATGCGTGCAGACAAACAGTTCAAATTGAACAACGGTGCGTTACCGTGTCACCAGAAGAACTACTCAATTTCAGATCGTCCGATGTCAGAGCGTCCAGCAGGCGACCAAGAACAATTGATTGCACCTGATTTCGCGAACCGTCTTAAAAAGAACATCGGCAAAATTGGTAAGTGGGCTAAGAAAGAGCAATTAGATTGTTACCGTATCTACGATGCTGACTTACCTGAATACAATGTAGCGATTGATGTATACCCAGGTCACCTTGTGATTCAAGAATATGCAGCGCCTAAAGATGTGCCGGAAGAGAAGGCAAAACGTCGCTTAACCGATATCATCCGTGCTTCTATTCAAGTAACAGGCGTTGAAGCAAACAACGTTGTGCTTAAAGTTCGTCAGAAGCAGAAGGGTCGCTCTCAATACCAGAAACTGGCTCAAGACTCATCGAACCTAGAAGTGAACGAATACGGCGTGAAGCTGATTGTTAACCTTCACGATTACCTAGATACCGGCTTGTTCCTAGATCATAAGATCACTCGTCGTCGCATCGGTGAGATGGCCGCAGGTAAGGATTTCCTAAACTTGTTTGCTTACACTGGTAGCGCGTCTGTACATGCTGCAGTGGGTGGCGCTCGTTCTACAACTACTGTTGATATGTCTAATACCTACCTAGAGTGGGCGAAAGAGAACATGGAGCTTAACGGTCGTGTTGGTCGTAAGCATCAATTTGTTCAAGCTGACTGTCTACAATGGTTGGCTAAAGAGCAGGGCTCTTACGACCTGATCTTTATTGATCCACCTACGTTCTCAAACTCTAAACGTATGGATCAATCTTTCGATGTTCAACGTGATCATATTCAGTTGATGGAAAACCTGAAGCGTCTTCTTCGTGAAGAAGGCACGATTGTGTTCTCTAACAATAAGCGTCACTTCAAAATGAACTTGGAAGCTCTCGATGAGTTAGGTCTTAAGGCTCAGAACATCTCAGCTAAGACACTCCCATTGGACTTCTCTCGCAACAAGCACATTCATAACTGCTGGTTGATTACGCATAAGTAG
- a CDS encoding cell division protein ZapC, which yields MMLKPSDTWSWYYDEQQCSLMLNLGEDMIFKTNLVRNKLVDCAFRDNEFTVDDASSYQTFKEQISGLELSEPRQAELALYCVAAKRFHKPVQPKSWFFDSQGTGHEYPQEGDIVQMNNEHSLGYFIVLEVGECASLCAFVDLEEFLLTPSKGLRFGDSIKVMHDRMIDANAILHQTHIAMVG from the coding sequence ATGATGCTTAAACCTAGCGATACATGGAGTTGGTATTACGATGAGCAGCAATGTTCATTAATGCTAAACCTCGGAGAGGATATGATTTTCAAAACGAATCTGGTCCGCAATAAGCTGGTGGACTGCGCGTTTCGAGATAATGAATTCACCGTTGATGACGCATCTTCATACCAAACCTTCAAAGAACAAATTTCTGGCTTAGAACTGTCTGAGCCTCGCCAAGCTGAATTGGCACTCTATTGTGTGGCAGCAAAGCGCTTCCATAAGCCTGTACAGCCTAAGAGTTGGTTCTTCGACTCACAAGGTACAGGTCATGAATATCCTCAAGAAGGGGATATTGTACAAATGAATAATGAGCATAGCTTAGGGTATTTCATTGTATTAGAAGTGGGAGAGTGTGCGAGCCTATGCGCATTTGTCGACCTAGAAGAGTTCCTGTTAACGCCTTCAAAAGGGCTTCGATTTGGAGACTCAATTAAGGTGATGCACGATAGAATGATAGACGCGAACGCTATCCTTCATCAGACGCACATCGCGATGGTGGGTTAA